The Deinococcus aquaticus genomic interval GACACCCCTGACGTACCGCCTGTTCCCGTGGATCACCAACTGGTTCTACCTGCTGCCCGCGCTGGTGTTCATCCTGGCGTTCACGGTGCTGCCGGTCATCCTGACCGTGAATTACGCCTTCACCAACTACAGCGGCGAGAACAGCGGCAACCCGGACAGCGCCTCGCGCACAGCCGCGACCCTCAGCGCCGACCGCCTGACCGTGACCCTGCCGGAACTGGACCTGAGCACGCAACCCTTGCCCGAGTACCTCAAGTGCGCCGCGCCCACCTGCGCGGGCGGCACCGTCGTCCTGTTCGACGAAGAGGCCAGCGTGCCGTACCGGCAGAAGATCGCTAGCGTCAGTGGCAACAGCGTCACGCTGGCCGCGCCCGTCCCGGAGACCGTGGCCGTCGCGCAGGGCACCCGCCTCAACCGCTACGAGTACGTGGGCCTCGCCAACTTCCGCGAGATCTTCGGGAAGGCCAGCCGCGCCCTGTGGCCCGTGTTCCTGTGGACCGTGGTGTTCGCCTTTTCTACCATCGTCATCAACTCGCTGGCCGGCCTGATCCTGGGCATCCTGCTGTACAACAAGCGCCTGAAGGGCCGCAACGTGTACCGCACGCTGCTGTTCCTGCCGTGGGCGGTGCCCGCCGTGATCAGCGTGCAGATGTGGGTGGCGCTGTTCAACCAGCAGTTCGGGATCGTGAACAAGACTCTGGGCCTGCTCGGCATCGCTGCCGTGCCCTGGCTGGGCGACCCGCTGTGGGCGAAGGTCAGCATCCTGCTCGTGAACCTGTGGCTGGGTTTCCCGTACATGATGACCGCCACCATCAGCGCCCTGAGCACCATCAACGAGGACCTGTACGAGGCGGCCGAGATTGACGGGGCCAGCCGCTGGCAGCAGATCACCAACATCACGCTGCCGCTGCTGCGCACCTCGTTCACGCCGATCCTGCTGTCGGGCTTCGCGTTCAACTTCAACAATTTCGGCATCATCTACCTGCTTACGGCGGGCGGCCCGGCCCAGGAAGGGCGTGAAA includes:
- a CDS encoding ABC transporter permease subunit, whose product is MSPPPRRRPTIPPQGTRGVFTALLILASLIAVSFLTGWLLSGLAAQVLPGAPAYTILIFTLLALLLLTPLTYRLFPWITNWFYLLPALVFILAFTVLPVILTVNYAFTNYSGENSGNPDSASRTAATLSADRLTVTLPELDLSTQPLPEYLKCAAPTCAGGTVVLFDEEASVPYRQKIASVSGNSVTLAAPVPETVAVAQGTRLNRYEYVGLANFREIFGKASRALWPVFLWTVVFAFSTIVINSLAGLILGILLYNKRLKGRNVYRTLLFLPWAVPAVISVQMWVALFNQQFGIVNKTLGLLGIAAVPWLGDPLWAKVSILLVNLWLGFPYMMTATISALSTINEDLYEAAEIDGASRWQQITNITLPLLRTSFTPILLSGFAFNFNNFGIIYLLTAGGPAQEGRESTAQSTDILLSWGYNTAFVSSGGQNFALASAIALIIFFLTLAISLVNFRAAGVFEEARK